Proteins encoded by one window of Panicum virgatum strain AP13 chromosome 7N, P.virgatum_v5, whole genome shotgun sequence:
- the LOC120681507 gene encoding protein NRT1/ PTR FAMILY 8.3-like, producing the protein MDAGDAMERGRRSPRLPESRSPKTIEDESLTVPLIQDKKTGSKAPAIVLGFQCLESTAFNGIGTNLVVYLETVLHGTNVASASNVTSWFGTSYLTPVFGAIVADTFWGNYNTILVSLVIYLLGMMLVTFSAFLPATDLCGVGSSCHPVLGAKNTAFLGLYLVAFGSGGVRAAIMPFGAAQYDDDNAVDRERKMSFFSWYYVCVDFGMIVSGVFIVWIQQNISWGLGFGIATACIALAFAGFVLATPMYKRSMPTGTPLKSLAKVVVAAFRKVSLRVPADAGILHEVHGKVVDQPKIAHTDEFAFLDKAAVVAGSDLEEVVVTGDAAGSWRLCTVTQVEELKILLRLLPIWATSIVLSAAYAQLNTTFVQQGGVMDMRVLSFTIPAASMVSFEVLCVLAWVLIYGSVIVPALRAISPARAEPSQLQRMGAGRLLMACAMAVAALVETKRLAAAGRGEATSIAWQMPQYFVLAGAEVLCYIAQLEFFYSEAPDAMKSLCTSLALLTVALGSYMSSLIYAAVDALTATGGRPGWIADDLDEGHLDYFFWTMAALCTLNFVVYSAFARNYKVKTVVS; encoded by the exons AtggacgccggcgacgccatGGAGAGAGGCCGGCGCTCGCCGCGGCTGCCCGAG AGCCGGAGCCCAAAGACGATTGAGGACGAAAGCCTCACGGTGCCACTCATTCAGGACAAGAAAACTGGAAGCAAAGCACCGGCGATAGTTCTAG GATTTCAGTGCTTAGAGAGCACAGCATTCAATGGCATCGGTACGAACCTGGTGGTGTACCTCGAGACCGTCCTGCACGGCACCAATGTTGCCAGTGCGTCCAATGTCACCTCCTGGTTCGGAACCAGCTACCTGACCCCGGTCTTCGGCGCCATCGTCGCGGACACGTTCTGGGGCAACTACAACACCATCCTCGTCTCCCTCGTCATCTACCTTCTC GGTATGATGCTGGTCACCTTCTCGGCGTTCCTGCCGGCCACGGATCTCTGCGGGGTGGGCTCGTCGTGCCACCCCGTGCTGGGCGCGAAGAACACGGCCTTCCTCGGCCTCTACCTCGTGGCgttcggcagcggcggcgtgcgcgcggcgatCATGCCGTTCGGCGCGGCGCAGTACGACGACGACAACGCCGTGGACCGGGAGCGCAAGATGTCCTTCTTCAGCTGGTACTACGTCTGCGTGGACTTCGGCATGATCGTCTCGGGCGTGTTCATCGTGTGGATCCAGCAGAACATCAGCTGGGGCCTCGGCTTCGGCATCGCCACCGCCTGCATCGCGCTCGCCTTCGCCGGCTTCGTGCTCGCCACGCCCATGTACAAGCGCAGCATGCCCACCGGCACGCCGCTCAAGAGCCTGGCCAAGGTCGTGGTCGCCGCGTTCAGGAAGGTCAGCCTCCGCGTCCCCGCCGACGCCGGCATCCTCCACGAGGTGCACGGCAAAGTCGTCGACCAGCCCAAGATCGCGCACACCGACGAGTTCGCGTTCCTCGACAAGGCGGCCGTGGTCGCGGGCTCCGacctggaggaggtggtggtgacgGGCGACGCCGCGGGGTCGTGGAGGCTGTGCACGGTGACGCAGGTGGAGGAGCTCAAGAtcctgctgcggctgctgccgATCTGGGCGACGAGCATCGTGCTGTCGGCGGCGTACGCGCAGCTGAACACGACGTTCGTGCAGCAGGGCGGCGTGATGGACATGCGGGTGCTgtcgttcaccatcccggcggcGTCGATGGTGTCCTTCGAGGTGCTCTGCGTCCTGGCCTGGGTGCTGATCTACGGGTCGGTGATCGTGCCGGCGCTCCGGGCCATCTCCCCGGCGCGCGCCGAGCCGTCGCAGCTGCAGCGGATGGGCGCGGGGCGGCTGCTGATGGCGTGCGCGatggccgtggcggcgctggtggagACGAAGCGGCTGGCCGCcgcggggcgcggcgaggccaCGAGCATCGCGTGGCAGATGCCGCAGTACTTCGTGCTggccggcgcggaggtgctGTGCTACATCGCGCAGCTGGAGTTCTTCTACAGCGAGGCCCCCGACGCGATGAAGAGCTTGTGCACGTCCCTGGCGCTGCTCACCGTGGCGCTGGGGAGCTACATGAGCTCGCTCATCTACGCCGCCGTGGACGCGCTGACGGCGACGGGCGGGCGGCCCGGGTGGATCGCCGACGACCTCGACGAGGGCCACCTGGACTACTTCTTCTGGACCATGGCGGCGCTGTGCACGCTCAACTTCGTCGTGTACAGCGCCTTCGCCAGGAACTACAAGGTCAAGACGGTCGTGTCGTGA
- the LOC120681506 gene encoding uncharacterized protein LOC120681506: MECMDYSTLQEQQMDVEKFPTPLASHESEMGNFNEVPHDTEETNEVNTEVDLVGQQKEDISIELQADLAGVSVVDCSGNIDLFAEEETNEVNTEDGLSCLDKEDVAVDATLPDTVAGVITSVCSSNTRCDEVEKSGDITSDMHESLVALDEDGEETNFYADKLSEVVIGDDVSQVTVTDNNVVQEETMPHSTAAMHDDVEGDQFQTVFVHADQVVAAGSLLEVKMTDCEAEEEKTALIIDEQQQITVTMDEDAVDIHFKTDVVQADEQKEEVTIDDVPEFTWKDVEVVEDDKTVVITKEVPQIIDAMDENVEGDQFQNGFVHADQIVTSNNIPDLKVTDCEVVEQEKTTLIIDKKQQSTVIMDDDLVGNHCETDAVHANELKEVAATEEVPQLTGTTDYVSDENKVVVITEEVTHCTGTMDECIQENHFEICFLQDDELDNAVVNDNVSEVTGIDGAAKNTFTCDIPQELNIAEGYNDHMTQTLLDNVTESTCNNIITVEPTVFVSEGTSVCNTSSEKNTTEPVAVQEEKGLKEVKKSMDLNNLSLGQLRAKLKKKLNAKKNKEAKRVALARVDENVCRSHSKVQQQKLNLKQH, translated from the exons ATGGAATGCATGGATTATTCAACACTACAAGAACAGCAAATGGATGTTGAGAAGTTTCCTACTCCCTTGGCCAGCCATGAAAGTGAAATGGGGAATTTCAATGAGGTACCACATGACACAGAGGAAACCAATGAGGTTAATACAGAAGTTGATCTTGTCGGTCAGCAGAAGGAAGATATCAGTATTGAGTTGCAGGCTGACTTGGCAGGTGTGTCTGTTGTTGATTGCTCAGGGAATATTGATCTGTTTGCTGAAGAGGAGACCAACGAGGTCAATACTGAGGATGGTCTTTCTTGTCTGGACAAGGAAGATGTGGCTGTTGATGCGACGTTGCCTGACACGGTGGCTGGTGTCATTACTTCTGTTTGCTCAAGCAATACCAGGTGCGATGAAGTGGAGAAATCAGGAGATATAACTAGTGACATGCATGAGAGCCTAGTTGCATTGGATGAGGATGGTGAGGAAACAAACTTCTATGCTGATAAATTGAGTGAAGTGGTCATTGGTGACGATGTGTCCCAAGTCACGGTGACAGACAACAATGTTGTTCAGGAGGAAACAATGCCACATAGCACAGCTGCAATGCATGATGATGTCGAGGGGGATCAGTTCCAAACTGTTTTTGTTCATGCTGATCAAGTAGTGGCTGCTGGCAGTCTGCTGGAAGTGAAAATGACAGATTGTGAAGCTGAGGAGGAGAAGACAGCACTGATCATTGATGAGCAGCAACAGATCACAGTTACAATGGATGAAGATGCTGTTGATATTCATTTCAAAACTGATGTTGTCCAAGCCGATGAGCAAAAGGAAGAGGTAACTATTGATGACGTGCCAGAATTCACATGGAAAGATGTTGAAGTTGTCGAGGATGATAAGACAGTTGTGATCACTAAGGAGGTGCCACAGATCATAGATGCAATGGATGAGAATGTCGAGGGAGATCAATTCCAAAATGGTTTTGTTCATGCTGATCAAATAGTCACTTCTAACAACATACCGGATCTAAAAGTAACAGATTGTGAAGTTGTTGAGCAGGAGAAGACAACACTGATCATTGATAAGAAGCAACAAAGCACAGTTATAATGGATGATGATCTTGTTGGTAATCATTGCGAAACTGATGCTGTCCATGCTAATGAACTGAAGGAAGTTGCAGCTACTGAAGAAGTGCCACAACTCACAGGCACAACAGATTACGTTTCTGATGAGAACAAGGTAGTTGTGATCACTGAGGAGGTGACACACTGCACTGGTACAATGGATGAGTGTATTCAGGAAAATCATTTTGAAATTTGTTTCCTTCAAGATGATGAATTGGATAATGCAGTTGTTAATGACAACGTGTCAGAAGTCACGGGGATAGATGGAGCTGCCAAGAATACCTTCACCTGTGATATTCCACAAGAGCTAAACATTGCAGAAGGATATAATGATCACATGACCCAAACATTGCTTGACAATGTCACTGAGTCCACGTGCAACAACATTATCACTGTGGAGCCAACAGTGTTTGTATCCGAGGGTACATCAGTGTGCAACACCAGCAGTGAGAAGAACACTACTGAACCGGTGGCAGTGCAAGAAGAGAAGGGATTGAAGGAGGTCAAGAAATCTATGGATTTGAATAACCTTAGCCTAGGCCAGCTTAGAGCCAAGCTCAAGAAGAAGCTCAACGCCAAGAAG AACAAAGAAGCAAAGAGGGTGGCCCTCGCCAGGGTGGatgagaatgtgtgtcgatccCACTCAAAGGTGCAGCAGCAAAAGTTGAATCTGAAACAGCATTAA
- the LOC120681508 gene encoding late embryogenesis abundant protein At5g17165-like → MAAAASFKGRAIAGSFVSRVLAGKAASPRRAVHASVYDKNLEDQVRPAFVPDDVIGGAANPDKYWAPHPRTGVFGPAAVDATLPAAGAPDAAADAPGTVLDQKVWFRPLEDVEKPPPVA, encoded by the exons atggcagcagcagctagcttcAAGGGGCGGGCGATCGCTGGGAGCTTCGTCAGCCGCGTCCTGGCCGGCAAGGCCGCCTCCCCGAG GAGGGCCGTGCACGCCTCGGTGTACGACAAGAACCTGGAGGACCAGGTGCGCCCCGCGTTCGTGCCGGACGATGtgatcggcggcgccgccaacCCCGACAAGTACTGGGCCCCCCACCCCAGGACCGGCGTCTTCGGCCCGGCCGCGGTGGACGCCACGCTgcctgccgccggcgcgccggacgccgccgcggatgCTCCGGGCACGGTGCTGGACCAGAAGGTGTGGTTCCGCCCCCTGGAGGACGTCGAGaagccgccgcccgtcgcctgA
- the LOC120682562 gene encoding 60S ribosomal protein L12-1-like, giving the protein MPPKLDPSQVVEVFVRVTGGEVGAASSLAPKIGPLGLSPKKIGEDIAKETAKDWKGLRVTVKLTVQNRQAKVSVVPSAAALVIKALKEPERDRKKVKNIKHSGNISLDDVIEIARTMRVRSMAKEMAGTVKEILGTCVSVGCTVDGKDPKDLQQEIDDGEVEIPSA; this is encoded by the coding sequence ATGCCGCCCAAGTTGGACCCCTCTCAGGTGGTGGAGGTCTTCGTCCGCGTGAcgggcggcgaggtcggcgcgGCGTCGTCGCTGGCCCCTAAGATCGGCCCGCTCGGACTCTCCCCGAAGAAGATCGGAGAGGACATCGCCAAGGAGACCGCCAAGGACTGGAAGGGCCTCCGCGTCACCGTCAAGCTCACCGTCCAGAACCGCCAGGCCAAGGTCTCCGTCgtgccctccgccgcggcgctcgTCATCAAGGCGCTAAAGGAGCCCGAGAGGGACAGGAAGAAGGTCAAGAACATCAAGCACAGCGGCAACATCAGCCTCGATGACGTCATCGAGATCGCCAGGACCATGAGGGTCAGGTCCATGGCCAAGGAGATGGCCGGGACCGTCAAGGAGATCCTCGGCACCTGCGTCAGCGTCGGCTGCACCGTCGACGGCAAGGACCCCAAGGATCTGCAGCAGGAGATCGACGATGGGGAGGTCGAAATCCCCTCCGCGTAA